Proteins from a genomic interval of Thermoanaerobacterium thermosaccharolyticum DSM 571:
- a CDS encoding ferredoxin, with translation MKVYVDQDLCIACGLCIDTCPAVFDWNDEGKSHVIVDEVPEGEEQACRDSIDGCPTEAIKEV, from the coding sequence ATGAAAGTTTATGTAGATCAAGATTTGTGCATAGCTTGTGGACTTTGCATAGATACATGTCCAGCAGTTTTTGATTGGAATGATGAAGGTAAATCACACGTTATAGTTGATGAAGTGCCTGAAGGTGAAGAACAAGCATGTCGTGATTCAATAGATGGCTGTCCTACTGAGGCAATAAAAGAAGTATAG
- a CDS encoding alpha/beta-type small acid-soluble spore protein translates to MSKRRKLYPKAEDDLDSLKEEVAEELHLDDDIKERGFENMTTREVGKIGGNMVKKMIKYAEKEMDVKGGKID, encoded by the coding sequence ATGTCTAAAAGAAGGAAATTGTACCCAAAAGCAGAAGATGATCTTGACTCGTTAAAAGAGGAAGTTGCGGAAGAGTTGCACCTTGACGATGATATAAAAGAACGAGGATTCGAAAACATGACCACTAGAGAAGTAGGCAAAATAGGCGGCAATATGGTCAAGAAGATGATTAAATATGCTGAAAAAGAGATGGATGTAAAAGGCGGAAAGATCGATTAA
- a CDS encoding Lon protease family protein, which translates to MRELSANELKKCIDPNLFNFETTETIKPLEGLIGQERAKESMEFGLKIKQKGYNIFITGLTGTGKSSFALNSVNKIAPLEKVPDDWVYVFNFDKPSQPIAINLKPGDGRQFQNDMRDFVEQLQREVPKAFNSKSYDLQKNEIVKKFQDRKNELIQELNELAKNFGFVLKETKTGIVSIPVIDGKQISNEEYEQLEDEKRKEIETKAVNFEEKALQIWKDIQNIDKETRDAIHELDNNVGLFAVGHLIDDLREKYGNYNSVMKYLDSVQKDILENLDNFRSDDEEDNQFPFIIKRNKKDFLKKYSVNLFVDNSHTNGAPVVVEYNPNYNNVLGSIEYESDFGVAITDFTKIKAGALHKANGGYIILQAKDILTYPYVWDALKRTLKTDKIAIENVTSSYGLLSISSLKPEPIELNVKVILIGTPYLYYILYNYDDDFKKLFKVKVDFNDVMELNDENISKMASFIKKHCIEDKLRQFHNTGVAKVIEYSTRISEDQNKLTTQFNDIVEILYESNIWAEIDESEVVMAKHVEKAIKEKIKRVNMIEEKYIDYFKDGTFLIDVDGEKVGVVNGLSVINLGDYRFGKPSRITVTTYPGEEGVVNIERETKMSGHIHDKGVMIITGFIGNRYALDFPLTLSARICFEQLYEGVEGDSASSTELYGLLSSLADVPIKQGIAVTGSVNQFGVIQPVGGVTHKIEGFYKLCKVKGLTGDQGVIIPEQNSNNLVLDDEVIDACKKRKFHIYTVKTIDEGMEILTGEKMSVINERVKSKLKSFYDILTRDKESANKERNV; encoded by the coding sequence ATGAGGGAATTATCAGCTAATGAATTAAAAAAATGCATTGATCCAAATTTATTTAATTTTGAAACGACAGAGACGATAAAGCCACTTGAAGGCCTTATCGGTCAAGAAAGAGCAAAGGAATCTATGGAATTTGGATTAAAAATAAAACAAAAGGGATACAACATATTTATAACCGGTCTTACTGGTACAGGCAAATCAAGCTTTGCTTTAAACAGTGTGAATAAAATTGCACCTTTAGAAAAAGTACCTGATGACTGGGTATATGTCTTTAACTTTGATAAACCCTCACAACCTATAGCAATTAATTTAAAACCGGGTGATGGGAGACAATTTCAAAATGATATGAGGGATTTTGTGGAGCAGCTTCAAAGAGAGGTTCCAAAGGCTTTTAATTCAAAATCATATGATCTGCAGAAAAATGAGATTGTAAAGAAATTTCAAGATAGAAAGAATGAATTGATCCAAGAATTAAATGAGCTTGCAAAAAATTTTGGATTTGTATTAAAAGAGACAAAAACCGGTATAGTAAGCATTCCTGTAATAGATGGAAAACAGATAAGCAATGAAGAATATGAGCAATTAGAGGATGAGAAGAGGAAGGAAATAGAAACAAAGGCCGTAAATTTTGAAGAAAAGGCACTTCAGATATGGAAAGATATACAAAATATAGACAAAGAGACGAGAGATGCCATACATGAACTTGATAACAATGTAGGCTTATTTGCTGTTGGACATCTTATTGATGATTTAAGGGAAAAATACGGCAATTATAACAGTGTAATGAAATACCTTGATAGCGTACAGAAGGATATATTAGAAAACCTCGATAATTTTAGAAGCGATGATGAAGAAGATAATCAGTTTCCTTTTATAATAAAAAGAAATAAAAAGGATTTTCTAAAAAAATATAGCGTCAATCTTTTTGTTGATAACAGCCATACAAATGGTGCACCTGTAGTAGTGGAGTATAATCCTAATTACAACAATGTTTTAGGTAGTATTGAGTACGAAAGCGATTTTGGTGTTGCTATAACTGATTTTACTAAGATCAAAGCAGGCGCACTTCACAAAGCCAATGGTGGGTATATTATTTTGCAGGCTAAGGATATCTTGACATATCCATATGTATGGGATGCTTTAAAGAGAACATTAAAAACAGATAAAATAGCGATAGAAAATGTGACATCTTCATACGGTCTTTTATCAATATCGTCATTGAAACCAGAACCTATTGAATTGAATGTTAAGGTCATATTGATAGGGACACCTTATTTATACTATATTCTTTATAATTATGATGATGATTTTAAAAAGCTTTTTAAAGTTAAAGTTGATTTTAATGATGTAATGGAATTAAATGATGAAAATATTTCAAAAATGGCCTCATTTATAAAGAAGCACTGTATTGAAGATAAATTAAGACAATTTCACAATACAGGTGTAGCAAAAGTAATTGAATACTCAACAAGGATATCTGAAGACCAGAATAAATTGACGACGCAGTTTAACGACATTGTAGAGATTCTTTATGAATCAAACATTTGGGCGGAAATAGATGAAAGCGAAGTTGTGATGGCAAAGCATGTGGAAAAAGCCATAAAAGAAAAAATTAAACGAGTCAATATGATAGAAGAAAAATATATAGATTATTTTAAAGACGGTACCTTTTTAATAGATGTTGATGGTGAAAAAGTTGGAGTTGTAAATGGGCTTTCTGTTATAAATTTAGGTGATTACCGGTTTGGAAAACCTTCAAGAATAACAGTTACAACTTATCCAGGTGAGGAAGGGGTCGTAAATATCGAGAGAGAAACTAAGATGAGCGGGCACATCCATGACAAAGGTGTAATGATTATAACGGGTTTTATAGGAAACAGATATGCATTAGATTTCCCATTGACACTTTCAGCGAGAATATGCTTTGAACAGTTGTACGAAGGTGTTGAAGGTGATAGTGCATCCAGTACTGAACTTTATGGACTCCTATCTAGCCTTGCAGATGTGCCAATAAAACAGGGAATAGCAGTGACTGGCTCTGTCAATCAGTTTGGAGTCATACAGCCTGTTGGCGGTGTTACACATAAGATAGAAGGATTTTATAAATTATGCAAAGTAAAAGGTCTCACTGGAGACCAAGGTGTAATAATCCCTGAACAGAATTCAAATAATCTTGTGCTTGATGATGAAGTCATCGATGCTTGCAAAAAAAGAAAATTTCATATATACACTGTAAAGACAATCGATGAGGGAATGGAGATATTGACAGGCGAAAAAATGAGTGTTATAAACGAAAGGGTAAAAAGTAAGCTTAAGTCTTTTTATGATATTTTGACCAGAGATAAAGAATCGGCAAATAAGGAAAGGAATGTTTAA